AGCTTATTCGTAGCCGCAGCATTCGGTGGTACATCCACATTTCCaatgaattcaatttgttgacgtcatactgttttaatgtccaggtctcacagccatatagtaataaagaccacacataacacttttgTGTTCTCATTATTATTGTGACGGATAGCTGGCTATTTCAgtgcgtcttctaatttcttttgagtggtctagctgactATTTAGCCCAGGTATATAAAGCTTTTGGAACTCTGAAGGATGATACCATTTATTTGTATGTTGGGTGTAATTTGTTCATAGGGGTTCTTGTGgaataccatgattttggttttgaaAAGATAATGTCCAACCTTAGCCTGTAACTTTCTTCTGATAATatgttcatcaatatttttagttagtcttctgtttccgctaatactaaaaaagactaaatattatagataataactaagaaaacaagtACAGACAATAACTAAGAAGTAGCAAGAAAttcgtttgtaaaaatgaaaacaaattcTCTGTAATAAAGATCTTAGACTAGAACTCAGAATAAGAGCTCTCAGATGTTATGTGTTTTCAACACTGttatatggacttgaaagctggacattgaagcaagaacacataaataaattatattaatttgaaatgtggtgttaccgaaggatacactcaaaaaaatttagttcgtaatattgattaacagtgattattgaatagtatttcgttgtaacaacaatttaattttttgtttcaacgaacttttagacattgatcaatatttttggttattgtcacaacgattgaataataattgtgaaaataactagagtacattaatcaataacactcaatttattcagacaataagttagtttcgtatatttaataaataatggtaattctggcagcaaagcactttcttgatttcgtagatgataagtaattaccttggtttatcgtgacaatgtacagatttcattaaagcaatgtacaaatgttgttaatatagagtaatatttgattattccatagatgtaaactgattgttgtgataacgaatgcattaatcaatctactactgcgtttaatattCACAttcaatgcgttcatggtaacaataaacgaagttgttgaaacaataaatgttttgcttgaccatttgaaatgtaacggcttttccttatcgttctttgttaaacaatgctgttacctctgccgaagtgccgaataatttcatttcgtttccaagtgtagtccatactggaaggaagttttcgtgtgccTATTATCTTAttcaattttttcgaatcctgagaaaactaattagtatttttgaaaaatttaaacgcagaatgaaatattacggtATTATCGAGGGTTTGAAGTCCCTTagacttctataatgattattttaataagtcacaggggtgaaaaagagaaaatttagtgtgatttttaatttcaaatataccattcaaaagagaaactttttgtttactctaagggactttcagccctcggtaatgatgtaatcttttattctccttttaaatttttcaaaaacatttattagttttctcaggattacaAAACAAatatgaatgcgtttaaaaagaattcgatcgaaattttgcacctgcgctttcaaaaaggattaaagtgttatacatttttggaatcactatttcaaacgcttttaaatgagctgtcacatgatgtacattcccatttaaaaaaatcaaagttatgcctgtcacctgatgagggatcgcgtaaagttcgaaacattgatgttataatatactttgattattttaaaaatcgacctgtccgagcgttttgcttatttgctaaaaataaataagttaataaggggggggggggagtgtaacacttattccagcacactgtataagtgaaatcataatatgatttctcatattatgagaaatcacacagtgtaaagtgcattaggtttaggacaaaaaagagggatttaaaaaattattattaatcaatgtcatacattgggctaatgcattcagtaattattaatataaaatacgtttatAGTAGGAATGAAtaaaactgattgtaagaatgaatagaatagaataaccgtatttattgtgggaatgaacagaattaattgtaagaataaacggaaataattgtagaactaaacgaaatacgttaggagaaataacactgttattgacccaacgaatagtcttcgtcggtcaattaacgacgttgttgtttcaatgaatagtgttcgctgactcaatgaacagagttcgtatTATCAATAAGGTGAtattcatccattcaataaacgtaatacattggctcaactaacgaaaataatgaattgatgaacatcgctttgttgttccaataaaaccaagaattgaaCAAGGGACCCCatacaaaccttatggaaaataggtcccagtggatttcgttcatactttgggaaaatactctttgaagcatcctgataaaaagttctcatgggcacaactcaatcgtatgaaggattttcaagatatagaggtccaaactcggaaaattataagatttacggggtattccaattccgtgagttactggttatttggcaacatgtagaagtttggatcaaggaaaagtactagtagtctaggattttttcctggctatacaatagcgacctttactttgaccttgaccttcaacggacgtcatcttctagagtttcgagggttttaggcattaaattgatataaacagttactcatgggtttttgggatcgcgaaacacgaatatgccatcagaattgccctccggatgacgtggtggccagggccactgcaagggacgtcatatcttctagagtttcgatggttttcggcatttaattgatgcaagtgaattactggagggtttttttgaggtcgctaaacacgaatatgccaccagaaccgactcccggagtaCCTGGTTTCCAAGATCTATGAAAGGgactcctggagtttcgagggtctttggtactaaaTTATTGCTAACGGATTAATTAtatgtttttggggttgctgaacacgaatacgtgatcacatTGTGCCGTAGACACAATTTCATTTGTGGGTGggatctgatagtgtatgcatgtgcaacaaccccaaaaacctaagagtaatccatttgattcctccgaaactccacaagataacctgtcttaggcaccaggtgctcctgtgtctgtgctgatcacgtattcgtgttcagcaaccccaaaaacctataactaatccgtttacattaatgtagtaccaaagaccctcgaaactccaggagcccctttcattgaccttggaaatctggtgctccgggagtcggttatGGTGacatattcgtgtatagcgacttcaaaaaaccctccagtaattcatttgcatcaattaaatgccgaaaaccatcgagactctagaagatgacgtctcttgcagaggccctggccaccacgtcatccggagggcaattctgatggcatattcgtgtttagcgatcccaaaacccatgagtaatctgtttatatcaattgaatgccaaaaaccctcgaaactctagaagatgacgtccgttgaacgtcaaggtcaaagtaaaggtcgccattggatagccaggaaaaaatcatagactgctagtacttttccttgatccaaacttctacatgttgccaaataaccagtaactcacggaattggaatatcCCGttaatcttataattttccgaatttgggcctctatatcttgaaaatcatttatacgattgagttgtgcccatgagaactttttatcaggatgctttaAAGAGTATTTTCagaaagtatgaacgaaatccactgggacctattttccataaggtttgtgtgGGGTCctttttaagtattgcgtttgttgtctgaattaacatttttattgatattacgtaccttttttaTTGAGTGTGGGTAAGTTTTGGGCTTTTTACTGCTTCATTAGGCCTCTGTGAGGCGCCTATATTGTACCAtccacaaaaacaaaaatatcgttATAAAATCAAATAGTATACGAAATTTCATGTGGGGACTGGATACtctttttaaattagttttatattgCTGACCTGCATAAAAATAATAGAAACTTACTTTTCCATAtggtaggctattgattatgtactatagaaaggaactacaacgttaacggggttttattatttcatatggtcaatgaatctctctatatgaaaaaaccgcggagtgctaccatttaaaggggtgcgtttttgagaaatgggtgaattagtccctgggcacaggttacattagggtgagttctatgcacttttggtacaaacacgtcttcataaaaattgttcctggttaaatgtagtatctaaatataactttttaaagtcaaagatacttttttttacaaaaatatattcaaaagaaaaagcacaaagaaacccaaaagaaagaaattttgttttttgtcccataacttttgtccacggggatataggtatagacattgcttcacagaaaaaaaacttacatattttctctttaaaatgatgttttttagaggtcattaggatctacacttttcgaaatatgatttttcaaatttcgccactcacagcaattttgggcaattttccttgttatttcgcaaatgttgttctataacttttttctacgtaactttagggatatgcaatggtacatgcaagaggaatagaaatcaattacctttaaaatggtctactgtataatgttgtacgacttcttttaaagaggttatctttttcaagatttttaacgagtttttatattttttacgattattttttaaatttcccattataacttttttttctatatggtatatattatataataaaaaagaaagcttattctgtttactttaaaatggtgtattataaaaaattctagggttatttttgaataagatatgcttttttaaattgtaataagtacttgcaacgatttttaattttaggattattttttaaattcctcattataacttttttatgtgattgtgtgttatgattgaatcttattttgtataggtaatgctttggatccacttgactcggccgggcaaacttgaaaatatggattaattccaatatttactgtcaaagctcctgcagcacaagctttgcttgaaaaaatagcatgtaaatgtaccaaaggatgtacaaaaaaatgcggttgtaggaagatagggattagttgttcaatattctgcaaagggtgcatgtacATGGGTGCTAATTGTGGGAAGtttaagataactgaggtgtcagaggaagatattgaagctaatgctaacgaagagatggactttgatttagaaaattttttaaatgtcaacatttaaataattttaactaaagtgatgttttttaagactaatgtttatgtaattcttgtaaaagaaataattttaaataatacaggtaaaaaaatatcaaagaatcactcggtttccattatgtatttaaatatagatgatacctacaccattttaaagaacagaaagtaagccctctttgttgcgcaatatatagatagtatattcatgtacaagaaaaaaaaagttataatgagaaatttcaaaaataatcgtaaaaaattaatttttacaaaaattaatatttttttatattaagtattatataatatataatatattatataataattttgttttatttttatattatattataaaaaaaaatcgttgaaagtataaaaccttgaaaaaccataatctcttaaaaaaaaagtcgtacaacgttatacagtagaccattttaaaggtaattgatttctattcctattacgtgtaccattgcatattatacctaaagttacgtagaaaaaagttacagaacaatattcgcgaaataacaaggaaaattccACACCtataattttgaaccaatcaaaatacgttattttgacagatcaccatggcaacggaggtattctatcggaaattttttgctcgtggggtacccaacagcgaattatagtggaaattttttgacgtttacaataacagaacatttttgacagactggtttttatttgtttacataatttagttttgattcattttctatcacttgtagttactcaaagcttatgtaaaattgaagaatatgctattttctatcttgaaatggtattcccatgcaactacaatgagtagaaattacgaatttgaaagcctaaataattgctgacaaagctatggcgcgctattaatctgttcatgcagctttggattttcaaatgcaaatttggtgtggaattttcttaccgaataccacgcgaagtcaaattaatatccggaaatttttttttgatcatgaatatttttagaaaatttccctcgtctgcgactcgggaaattttcaaaatattcatgatctcaaaaaaatttccggaaataatttgacctctagtggtattactagtgaaaattgcccaaaattgctgtgagtggcgaaatttaaaaaatcatatttcgaaaactgtaaatcctaatgacctataccaaacatcattttaaagagaaaatatataagttttttttctgtgaagcaatgtctatacctatatccccgtggacaaaagttatgggacaaaaaacaaaatttctttcttttgggtttctttgtgctttttcttttgaatatatttttataaaaaaaagtatctttgactttaaaaagctatatttggataggaaatttaaccaggaacaatttttatgtagacgtatttgtaccaaaagtgcatagaactcaccctaatgtaacctgtgcccagggactaattcacccatttctcaaaaacgcacccgtttaaatggtagcactccgtggttttttcatatatagatgtccattgactatatcaaataataaaaccccgttaacgttgtagttccttttagctatcttattttgaatataatcaatagcctaatggCTTCATTTTCATCAAACATATGACTTTCCATTACGACATCAAACATGTAATCTTTGAATCCAGCTTCTGCCAAATCTTTTTCATATTCACTTTTCGGATCGGCTTTGTAGTAATAGGCCGATGTGTGATCTCCGTACTTTTTCCATTTAAGGTGCACGGCCAATTTGGCGAAGGCCTCATCCACCGGCTTATGCTCGAAACATGATACGAATACTTGACCTCCCGGTTTCAGCATCTTGTAGATATTCTTAAACGCTTGGCtgaaaaagtttttattttattttaaaaattacgtGACCATTTTAATCGCCTTATTCGATATTACATATTAtaacggatattcttgagttaaagctgatttcatgtaatctaatgaataatgaactatctttcaataaagtcgtcctaGGAACGCAACTCAAAAGATTGGACTATATGCAAAAATAtggaaaataaataattataaaaaaaggaaGCTGAACctctaaaaaatttatttaattaaaataatatgtgAATATATTTAGCTTAACTGATCAAAATACTACAGTTAGCTACCATTGATATTGTAACCTTAACGAACGAAAAAAAAAGAGCAAACATTTCGTAATTTCGCAAGtgaatttatataatttatacagggtgtccaggaactctaccgacaaacgaagacaggagattcttcagataattttaagataatttaacccaattcacttagtccgaaaatgcttcctaagggagctagagctctttgaagatggcgtcttgtaattagtttttcttaaatacctccagaacgcttctatttagaaaaacaaaaatgggtacgcgtatttatcttcaagatataaatctaatacatccattgcaaatttctagtaccgatcataggcgtccgttttgggtagggcaacggttattttatcgcataacttttttatctttaacttttatgcatttctgacactggattattaaattgtgaagtattctagtactaaaaggtactcttgttttaaatcggtaggatacaccgttttctagaaaaatcgatttgaaaatttttcgccgtttgaattaaaaaaaaaataaaaaaaaaactgtttagaaaaatgaaaactggtacatttatttatatttcagagataaatcgatttcattaattgcgaatttctagaactggtcataggcgtccgttttgggtaggtcaacagttattttatagcatacctttcttgtcttgaatttttgggcatttttgacactagattattacattatgaggtattcgagtactaaaagttactcttactttatgttggtaaaatacttcgttttttgttgaaaagttctttcatttttttttcaaattccaaaaacgaaaaactttcaaatcgatttttctagaaaacggtgtatcctaccgacttaaagcgagagtatcttttagtactagaataccttacaatttaataatccggtgtcaaaaatgcataaaagtttaggacaaaaaagttatgcgataaaatacccgttgctctatccaaaacggatgcctatgaccagtactagaaatttgcaatggatggaatcgattcatctctgaaaagtaaatatgcataccaattttagtttttctaaatagaagcgttctggaggtattaaagaaaaactaatttcatgacgccatcttcaaagtgatctagctcccttaagaagcattttcggactaggtgaattgggttaaattgtcttaaaattatctgagtaatctcctgtcttcgtttgtcggtagagtttctggacaccctgtataattacaTAGGTATATGCAAAAACATGGAAAatacataattataataaaaaatgcaGCTGAAGCTCTATAAATCATACTGTACGAACAAACTGAATTTTACTGAGAATGTCAACTTTGGGCCCCGAAAAACCCACTCCTTCCTGTGAGTTTCCCCCTAAAGCCCCCCTCATACAAGTGAAAAACGTAAAACAACGATTTATTTAGTCGTACGCCGTAGAAAAAAAGTGTATCAAACAAGAATTGCAACTGAAATCAAGTCgaaacaaaaattttaattataggGGAGTGCAGTTAGAACGAAaacggtacacgacaattagaccgaaatcattagaccgaaagcagtagaccgaactcattagaccgaaaagcactttaccgaaaccccactagaccgaacagcattagaccgaaatggtaaagaaatttaaaaagtttgcagtaaattatgctaagattttgtatatctgtctttttgtttattgtattttttttgtattattttatatactgtgtatagactgtgtaaattgttactctgtacagtctgatataaaataattttcatccgttaaacaattagagaaggtaaaaataaattaagggtagagtgacgttaacaccattttaactgtttataataaccatccaaataacatttagttgtaattacattagtcttatctcttttacttcgacaagtaaaaagaactgcttttcggtcttctgctgttcggtctagtgaggtttcggtaaagtgcttttcggtctaatgagttcggtctactgttttcggtctaatgatttcggtctctttacagtaaaccaacgaaaacatgcattgtttcggaatagttcaaacaagcttatatttttctcaaactttttttgttagtttatatacatgttaaagtaaaaagttctactcgcagatttggccgctaattgtctattgtttaaacaataacaatttttttgtataaataatttaaaaatatcgttgaattcataattttactttgatcaaatatgtttctattttgtttttggttatgctgaatccgaatatggcattacagtTTGAAAATTCCTATACAGACGCTcgtatacagtatgtttgcgtagctaggaaccacatggaaaacttttttatcaccaatttttcgaaaaaaagttattcttcataaaatactctggatagtcaaaaatctaaaactcaaccaccagatatcaaattttatcaattttatacgagttatgccaaaaatatgaatttctttaaagagtaaagtacctttttattccagaatatcaaaaaatgctattatgaaaagttgtttgaaattaaaaacaatgttttaatatacaataacattattctaatcaaaaaaaaaattcaattgttTCTCAAATTGCGGATACCCATCatgattttattacaattattgtaactattttattatcaattttacgaaaaaaaagttattcttcataaaatgctctacatggtctaaaatctgaaatacaaccatcagatatcaaactttttcagttttatacgaggtatgtaaaagataggaatttttcttaagagtcaagtgcctttattattcacaatattataattagaaggatgtagttgaatactgaaacatattttttaattccaaacaacttttccttataacaattttcgatattgtgaaatataaaggtactttactcttgagtaaaattcatattttttgacatacctcgtataaaattaataaaattttatatttgatggttacatcttagattatatacgatacagagtattttataaggaatacctttttttcgtaagactgataataaaaaagttatcaataggttccaagttacgtagacatactgtataagagctaaaaaaaattttttgttgaacatttattatcgttgaagcttattattaaatgtattttaggtaagttttacagaaaaaagttttgatcactttgtataaacatttttttagctggtaattttcggtttttgtattacatttttggtatctttcttaattttctcaaaaagaaatagtttatttcatttctaaagtaaaataatttagttcattttaaagactacattcTGAGCttaaaaaaacacctataaaactgtaatagatcggTTGAAAATTgcgtaataccgtcttaaattggtgttaattctgtaaaactatgaagtttttaaaaattacattttttgagatgtcgtatcatttgaattaaatttttgagatttttttgaatgagacatcgtttagtaagacgactgaaaggtaagttgtgcaaaattgagagttttataagaaaaattgtattagttacacatttttaaatttaaaccaaagccagaatcagagaaaaaaaaagaacatttttaaataatttttaaacaaaattcatgtaagtctcactttcagcccacaccgtacttatggtcatacattttgtttctttttattataactctaaggtagcttatttattcttctttcatgcttaatttgtaaaatttcattcgATCGATTAATtcaagaattacattaaaaaaactcaaccgtgcacttcgccgtaggCTCGTTTACAGTGCACccatgtttgtgagaagggtgactttagcgttataaataaaaaattatagaagctacagatttaatttttaaaaaatctttatctaaggttttttttgtaaaattttctgaatttttcattggccaagtcagtttttttcaaaaatttat
The window above is part of the Diabrotica virgifera virgifera chromosome 2, PGI_DIABVI_V3a genome. Proteins encoded here:
- the LOC126880720 gene encoding uncharacterized protein LOC126880720, coding for MLKPGGQVFVSCFEHKPVDEAFAKLAVHLKWKKYGDHTSAYYYKADPKSEYEKDLAEAGFKDYMFDVVMENLCISVNPAMLTVSKEDMEEYTECYLNEVQNSKCFTRNTPEDNDLTMTYKMFIIIATKSE